A genomic segment from Rubrobacter tropicus encodes:
- a CDS encoding 3-keto-5-aminohexanoate cleavage protein, protein MYGDDARVDRPRLLQAALNGDREHPATPRTPEEIAAEARAAVDAGAASLHLHPYDGDGRETLSAGPCAAALRAVRAACPGVPISLSTSAAIEPDPDRRSALVAAWTDLPDLVTANQGEEGILELCDRLVARGVGIEAGLLSLDDARAFVASGIAPRCARAMVEPLDADPEDAVAHAEAIERALTESGVGLEQVHHGYGVASWAVNRRAVTRGHGIRTGLEDTAVLPDGRETSGNGELVAAAALLLARGG, encoded by the coding sequence ATGTACGGCGATGACGCCCGCGTAGACCGGCCGCGCCTGCTGCAGGCGGCGCTCAACGGCGACCGCGAGCACCCCGCTACGCCCCGCACGCCCGAGGAGATCGCCGCCGAGGCGCGCGCCGCGGTCGACGCCGGCGCGGCGTCCCTGCACCTGCACCCCTACGACGGGGACGGCCGCGAGACGCTCTCGGCGGGGCCGTGCGCCGCGGCGCTGCGGGCGGTGCGCGCCGCGTGCCCCGGGGTCCCGATCTCGCTGAGCACCTCGGCGGCCATAGAGCCGGACCCCGACAGGCGCTCGGCGCTCGTCGCCGCCTGGACGGATCTCCCCGACCTGGTGACCGCCAACCAGGGCGAGGAGGGCATCCTCGAGCTGTGCGACCGTCTCGTCGCGCGCGGTGTGGGGATCGAGGCCGGCCTGCTCTCACTCGACGACGCGCGCGCCTTTGTCGCCTCGGGGATCGCGCCGCGATGCGCGCGGGCGATGGTGGAACCTTTGGACGCCGACCCCGAAGACGCGGTCGCCCACGCGGAGGCCATCGAGCGGGCGCTAACCGAGAGCGGCGTCGGGCTCGAGCAGGTCCACCACGGCTACGGCGTCGCCTCCTGGGCGGTCAACCGGCGCGCCGTGACGCGCGGCCACGGCATCCGCACCGGCCTTGAGGACACCGCCGTCCTGCCCGACGGCCGCGAGACCTCCGGCAACGGGGAACTCGTCGCCGCGGCCGCGCTGCTGCTGGCACGAGGCGGGTGA